One Chitinophaga varians DNA window includes the following coding sequences:
- a CDS encoding GNAT family N-acetyltransferase, which produces MTIRPYTAADKLACLDAFHSNMPQFFAPEELKDFDAWLDAQAQYNPDNKEECYFVIEVNGQVIGCGGYYVRADKTTAVMTWGMLHRQYHKQGWGQKLLLYRIDLIKTNCPACTILLDTTQHSAPFFTKMGFAVTKVTPDFYGPGLDRYDMELKN; this is translated from the coding sequence ATGACCATCAGACCATACACCGCTGCCGACAAACTCGCCTGCCTCGATGCCTTTCACAGCAATATGCCGCAGTTCTTCGCGCCGGAAGAGCTCAAAGACTTCGACGCATGGCTGGACGCGCAGGCGCAATACAATCCGGACAACAAGGAGGAATGCTACTTCGTTATTGAAGTAAATGGACAGGTAATAGGCTGCGGCGGCTACTACGTCCGCGCGGATAAAACCACGGCGGTGATGACCTGGGGAATGCTGCACCGGCAATACCACAAGCAGGGATGGGGACAAAAGCTGTTACTGTACAGGATAGACCTCATTAAAACAAACTGCCCCGCATGTACCATCCTGCTGGACACGACACAGCACTCCGCTCCTTTCTTCACGAAAATGGGATTTGCAGTGACGAAAGTCACGCCTGACTTTTACGGACCGGGATTGGACCGCTATGATATGGAACTGAAAAACTAA
- a CDS encoding VOC family protein, which produces MKRVTGIGGIFFKCNDPEKVRQWYKTHLGFDTNEYGAKFDWAQKEGSAQEGYTLWTPFAEKTKYFEPSTKDFMINYRVEDLEALVVELKKEGVTVLDNIETYDYGKFVHILDVEGNKIELWEPADK; this is translated from the coding sequence ATGAAACGCGTAACAGGAATAGGGGGTATCTTTTTCAAGTGCAATGACCCCGAAAAAGTAAGACAATGGTATAAAACCCATCTTGGATTTGATACCAACGAATATGGTGCGAAGTTTGACTGGGCGCAAAAAGAAGGCTCCGCACAGGAAGGATACACCCTGTGGACCCCTTTCGCCGAAAAGACCAAATACTTTGAACCTTCGACCAAAGACTTTATGATCAACTACCGGGTGGAGGACCTGGAAGCGCTGGTCGTGGAACTGAAAAAAGAAGGGGTAACAGTGTTGGACAATATCGAAACCTACGACTACGGCAAGTTCGTTCATATCCTGGATGTAGAGGGCAATAAAATAGAGCTGTGGGAACCTGCTGATAAATAA
- a CDS encoding VOC family protein yields MKTKKIWANFGVQDLPRTTAFYQQLGFKHNGASDQLTSFFFGEDSFIIHFFLKDALGPGMKGPITDTKEGNEIIFTLSADSKEEVDAWAKEVQEAGGTIVSRPEEFGKGYYGFVFADPDGHRFNVFYM; encoded by the coding sequence ATGAAGACAAAAAAGATCTGGGCTAATTTCGGGGTACAGGATTTGCCTCGTACCACCGCATTCTACCAACAGCTGGGTTTTAAACACAACGGCGCGTCTGACCAACTGACGAGTTTTTTCTTTGGCGAAGACAGCTTTATCATTCATTTCTTTTTGAAGGACGCGCTCGGACCGGGAATGAAAGGCCCTATTACAGACACGAAAGAAGGCAATGAAATTATTTTTACGCTTTCGGCTGATAGTAAGGAAGAGGTGGATGCCTGGGCAAAAGAGGTACAGGAAGCGGGAGGGACCATCGTTTCCCGGCCGGAAGAATTTGGAAAGGGGTATTATGGTTTTGTGTTCGCGGATCCTGATGGACATCGGTTCAATGTATTTTATATGTAG
- a CDS encoding T9SS type A sorting domain-containing protein translates to MKTKFYPLKPVLLLAWVMACILSVRAQAQTYANTQTNGVTGLCILCGVLNPANAVNANHDDYSSFAITAGLLGVTVQQTLIFPTASTSGCDSLVISIGSGSTLLSANLLKAVTVQTFNGNTANNDAVVVDSSSLRLLQGDTRAQVLLHPKQTFDRVRITLSSSLLGLLDDFRVYYAYYHNGTPARPVYTVPQGQVCGTQLLPVLNHQPGNDYRVNAKYTSISGTLMKDTSWTVKNTNTITVPGIVAFMGATVNVAVQAVNPFTGCTSDSVKQLYHIGGSGGLPSVSFDSITICKGAYVFLHAFSNQSADMVVRWYDAPVGGKWLGAGNDFLVFPDTTTTYYAAGAFICEYPQRKPVKVIVRRISAPVFSVPQEAVCDTQVISIQNHQPGNGYKVRALYSSFLGPVADTTWYLVNDNRIVAPPHIAYSQLEVELYVQTIADGCISDTVRQVFLQGGFAGPVTVDRDSAAVCQGDSVTLHAADPRSAYSAIRWYDAPSGGNLLFTGKDYTVRPAATATYYVTAGFECDYPQRHPVKITVNTCAQQQNALTASRNGKPVTLRLFPNPTSGEVKIDIKEDLSGAMFFLYDLQGRAIKRSRLNNNIIRIEGTNGWYHVKIISRSGTVYQSAVLLQK, encoded by the coding sequence ATGAAAACCAAATTTTACCCGCTCAAACCAGTTTTACTCCTCGCCTGGGTAATGGCCTGCATACTCTCTGTCCGGGCACAGGCACAAACTTACGCCAACACCCAAACGAACGGTGTGACCGGACTTTGTATACTGTGTGGCGTTCTCAACCCCGCCAACGCCGTCAATGCCAATCACGATGACTATTCCAGCTTTGCCATCACTGCCGGGCTGCTGGGCGTAACTGTACAGCAAACGCTGATATTTCCGACGGCCAGCACCAGCGGCTGCGACTCCCTCGTCATCAGCATCGGCAGTGGCAGCACCCTGCTGTCGGCCAATCTGCTGAAGGCCGTGACCGTACAGACGTTCAACGGCAATACGGCCAATAACGACGCTGTGGTCGTAGACAGCAGCAGCCTGCGGCTGTTACAGGGCGATACCCGGGCACAGGTACTGCTGCATCCCAAACAAACGTTCGACCGGGTCAGGATTACGCTGAGCAGCAGCTTGCTGGGCTTACTGGACGATTTCCGGGTCTACTACGCCTACTACCACAACGGCACTCCGGCGCGTCCTGTTTACACAGTGCCGCAGGGGCAGGTATGCGGCACACAGCTACTGCCAGTGTTAAACCACCAGCCGGGAAATGACTACCGCGTGAACGCAAAGTATACTTCCATTAGTGGAACGCTCATGAAAGACACTTCCTGGACGGTGAAAAACACTAACACCATCACCGTGCCCGGCATTGTGGCCTTTATGGGCGCTACCGTCAATGTAGCGGTGCAAGCCGTAAACCCCTTCACCGGCTGCACCTCCGACAGCGTAAAACAGCTTTATCATATCGGCGGCAGCGGAGGACTGCCCAGCGTGAGCTTCGACAGCATCACTATCTGCAAAGGAGCCTATGTGTTTTTACACGCCTTCAGTAATCAGTCTGCCGATATGGTGGTCCGTTGGTATGACGCACCTGTTGGCGGCAAGTGGCTCGGCGCCGGCAACGACTTCCTGGTATTCCCTGACACCACCACGACCTACTACGCCGCAGGCGCTTTCATCTGTGAATACCCGCAGCGCAAACCGGTAAAAGTAATCGTACGACGGATATCAGCCCCGGTATTTTCCGTTCCGCAGGAAGCCGTCTGTGATACCCAGGTAATATCCATACAGAACCATCAACCAGGGAATGGCTATAAAGTGCGGGCACTGTATTCCAGCTTCCTGGGACCGGTAGCAGATACCACCTGGTACCTCGTCAACGACAACCGGATAGTGGCCCCTCCGCATATCGCTTACTCACAGCTGGAAGTGGAGCTGTACGTGCAGACAATCGCCGATGGCTGTATTTCAGATACCGTGCGCCAGGTATTCCTGCAGGGCGGCTTTGCCGGCCCGGTAACCGTTGACAGGGACAGCGCCGCTGTTTGCCAGGGGGACAGTGTCACGCTGCATGCGGCAGACCCACGTTCCGCCTATTCCGCCATCCGCTGGTACGACGCCCCTTCCGGAGGCAATCTGCTCTTTACCGGGAAGGATTACACGGTACGTCCGGCCGCTACTGCCACGTATTATGTTACTGCCGGATTTGAGTGCGACTATCCGCAGCGGCATCCGGTGAAAATCACGGTGAATACGTGTGCACAGCAACAAAACGCATTGACTGCCTCCCGGAACGGGAAACCGGTCACCCTGCGGTTATTTCCCAACCCTACCAGTGGCGAGGTAAAAATCGATATAAAAGAAGACCTTAGCGGGGCAATGTTTTTCCTGTACGACCTGCAAGGCAGGGCCATAAAGAGAAGCAGGCTGAACAACAATATCATCCGCATAGAAGGTACCAACGGATGGTATCATGTTAAAATCATTTCGCGCAGCGGAACAGTATACCAAAGCGCAGTGCTGTTACAAAAATAA
- a CDS encoding TlpA family protein disulfide reductase has product MKSLRSLPIIIAGTLLLHFFASAQRINVGEKCPNIKLTTILNRQSPNAELLTAFNDKPLIIDFWFIGCAPCYEFIPKLDSLQKAYHNQFNILLASKNKEEEIRNFMGKKNLFKNIDAPIVHSAISKTDLFKLFPHYSEPHEVWIDKKGIVQAITSHQWVTPDNIDRFLRGEPLNLPEKQDMLDEERALGGQPLFITDEKYCSGKRKLYYSWIGSADPKVPGLTIHKIQKEEGSRRIVCQNTSIVKLYQIAYSAVPSYGLLKIVMTPKDSLKYATNEKTFKNIFCYEIFLKDTTESKIKKMMQKELDYFFQMKSTIQQEKSSYLVLSRLKGTESVFRAKEDAQPSNSIVNDSIVIKNIKLDYIVQNNFFKKLPYNVINETNYDGKVDITIPNSKDLKDLKQCLNKYGFDINLEIRNTNVVVLQDI; this is encoded by the coding sequence ATGAAATCGCTTCGATCACTACCCATCATTATAGCAGGCACGTTGCTGTTACATTTTTTCGCCAGTGCTCAAAGAATCAATGTAGGTGAAAAATGTCCTAACATTAAACTAACAACCATATTGAATAGACAGTCCCCTAATGCAGAACTACTTACCGCCTTCAACGACAAGCCTCTTATAATCGACTTCTGGTTTATTGGTTGCGCGCCCTGTTATGAATTTATTCCCAAATTAGACTCTCTTCAAAAGGCCTACCACAATCAATTTAACATCCTACTTGCCAGCAAGAATAAGGAAGAAGAAATACGGAATTTTATGGGCAAGAAAAATCTATTCAAAAACATCGACGCACCCATTGTACACTCTGCCATCAGCAAAACCGACTTATTTAAGTTATTCCCCCATTACTCAGAACCGCACGAAGTCTGGATCGACAAAAAGGGAATCGTTCAGGCAATCACCAGTCATCAGTGGGTTACTCCTGATAATATTGATCGGTTCCTACGGGGCGAGCCGTTAAATCTTCCTGAAAAACAGGATATGCTGGATGAAGAAAGAGCTTTGGGAGGGCAACCCTTATTTATCACAGACGAAAAATACTGTTCAGGAAAACGGAAATTATACTATTCATGGATAGGATCGGCAGACCCCAAAGTCCCGGGCCTGACCATTCATAAGATCCAAAAAGAAGAGGGATCCAGAAGGATAGTATGCCAAAATACTAGCATAGTAAAATTATATCAAATTGCCTACAGCGCCGTCCCCAGCTATGGATTATTGAAGATTGTTATGACACCGAAAGATTCTCTAAAATATGCTACAAACGAGAAAACATTTAAGAATATATTCTGCTATGAAATCTTTCTTAAAGATACCACTGAAAGCAAAATAAAAAAAATGATGCAAAAAGAGCTGGATTACTTTTTCCAGATGAAAAGTACAATACAACAAGAAAAAAGCTCCTACCTAGTTCTCTCCAGATTAAAGGGAACAGAAAGCGTCTTTAGGGCAAAGGAAGACGCCCAGCCGTCCAACAGTATTGTGAATGATAGCATCGTAATTAAGAATATAAAGTTAGACTACATAGTCCAAAACAATTTTTTCAAAAAATTACCCTATAATGTCATTAACGAAACCAACTACGACGGAAAAGTGGATATCACTATTCCCAATTCAAAGGATCTTAAAGATCTTAAACAATGTCTGAACAAATACGGTTTTGACATCAATCTCGAGATAAGAAATACCAACGTAGTGGTACTACAAGACATATAA
- a CDS encoding helix-turn-helix transcriptional regulator: MSSIHAIEFVIANAPNIRVVPSSVIPEEYRQYVHDFASPYFLKSSKVDILLHRYETSMINVIFFVKEKTIVETQVKRAFHVCSCMLQGTAEVFVKDIGKVIFYQGQFSLLEVKPDKLLLYFEPGTYEWHGINFSIKQINDLAGVSPMMNKWMAIADGVKSMVVSKHAGVIQEGLGGRFRELKKMNVLDKLKSTWTQNKIFEVLILIVTYFEGEQSPDTENNDFMLFAGIKSYIDQNLDIPHTIGELAHMYNISESRIKKGFSRYYQIPISKYLVKQRMETAERLIRESELSLNKIAYMLGYGYPANFTREYKKYHGKLPGATR, encoded by the coding sequence ATGTCCTCTATTCACGCTATTGAGTTTGTTATTGCCAACGCCCCTAATATCCGTGTTGTCCCGTCAAGTGTTATTCCAGAGGAATACAGGCAATACGTACATGATTTCGCCAGTCCATATTTTTTAAAGTCTTCCAAAGTTGATATTCTTTTGCACAGGTATGAAACATCGATGATCAATGTGATTTTCTTTGTTAAGGAAAAAACTATTGTTGAAACACAGGTGAAGCGTGCATTTCACGTGTGTTCATGTATGTTGCAGGGGACTGCCGAAGTATTTGTTAAGGATATCGGGAAGGTGATTTTTTATCAGGGACAGTTCAGTCTTTTGGAAGTGAAGCCGGATAAGTTGTTGTTGTATTTTGAACCAGGGACTTATGAGTGGCACGGGATCAATTTTTCCATAAAACAAATTAATGACCTGGCAGGGGTATCTCCCATGATGAATAAATGGATGGCTATCGCAGACGGGGTTAAGTCGATGGTTGTTAGTAAACATGCTGGCGTGATCCAGGAAGGCCTCGGAGGGCGGTTTAGAGAGTTGAAGAAAATGAATGTGCTAGACAAGCTAAAGTCCACCTGGACCCAGAATAAAATATTCGAGGTGCTGATTCTGATCGTTACCTATTTTGAAGGTGAGCAAAGTCCGGACACAGAGAATAACGATTTTATGCTGTTCGCCGGCATTAAGTCCTATATTGATCAAAATCTTGATATCCCTCATACTATTGGTGAATTGGCCCACATGTATAATATCAGTGAGTCCAGGATTAAGAAAGGTTTCTCCAGGTATTATCAAATACCGATCAGCAAGTATCTTGTTAAACAAAGAATGGAAACTGCAGAACGGCTAATCAGAGAGTCCGAGTTGAGCCTGAATAAGATAGCCTACATGCTGGGATATGGTTACCCGGCTAATTTTACAAGAGAGTACAAGAAATATCATGGCAAGCTTCCGGGTGCTACCCGTTAA
- a CDS encoding MauE/DoxX family redox-associated membrane protein, with the protein MKRQSLLEVAALAYILMFSYAAASKLFDVKLFTRQLRLQPFNLSWVPFMVWAIPTVELLVVLLLILPKYRLKGLYAAIGLMIVFTAYILVAKSGVFKYIPCSCGGVISKLTWTQHLWFNLIFLIIGLLPFIIPASRRWFKLS; encoded by the coding sequence ATGAAGAGACAATCGTTGTTAGAAGTTGCTGCATTAGCTTATATTTTGATGTTTTCCTATGCTGCAGCAAGCAAGTTGTTCGACGTGAAATTATTTACCAGACAATTGAGATTGCAACCTTTTAATCTTTCCTGGGTGCCTTTCATGGTATGGGCAATACCTACTGTAGAGCTATTGGTTGTATTGTTGCTAATACTTCCCAAATACAGATTGAAAGGTTTATATGCGGCTATTGGTTTGATGATTGTGTTCACTGCATACATATTGGTCGCTAAATCAGGAGTGTTTAAGTATATTCCGTGTAGTTGTGGCGGTGTTATCAGTAAGCTGACATGGACACAGCATTTGTGGTTTAACCTGATATTTTTGATAATTGGGTTGTTGCCTTTTATTATTCCCGCAAGTAGAAGATGGTTCAAGCTTAGTTAA
- a CDS encoding methyltransferase family protein, with protein MIKENLTLFTWITLCSWILFGCCWLTLRNRTKENIQHRTTRQRWMAAIGYMIIFSALYYPLFTGTRLLPASPLLQGLGALLCVTGVCLSVWSRLLLGTNWSGGVAAKRNHELIVKGPYRLVRHPIYTGFLTALAGTSLVVGGGAAIFVTIICALSLYLKIGQEEILLNELFPGAYAAYQRQTRKLIPFIL; from the coding sequence ATGATCAAGGAAAACCTGACGCTCTTCACCTGGATCACCCTCTGTAGCTGGATACTGTTTGGCTGCTGCTGGCTTACGCTCCGAAACCGCACCAAAGAAAACATTCAACACAGGACCACCCGCCAGCGCTGGATGGCCGCTATTGGCTATATGATTATCTTTTCAGCTTTATACTACCCTTTGTTTACAGGCACCCGGCTCCTCCCCGCTTCACCGTTATTGCAGGGCCTTGGCGCACTATTATGTGTGACCGGCGTTTGCCTTTCTGTCTGGTCACGCCTGCTGCTGGGCACCAACTGGAGTGGCGGTGTGGCCGCCAAAAGAAACCATGAGCTTATCGTCAAAGGGCCTTACCGCCTGGTGAGGCATCCCATCTATACCGGCTTCCTTACCGCACTGGCAGGCACCAGTCTTGTGGTAGGCGGAGGTGCCGCCATCTTTGTAACGATTATCTGTGCCCTGTCGCTCTACCTGAAAATAGGGCAGGAAGAAATATTGCTGAATGAACTTTTTCCCGGCGCCTATGCCGCGTACCAGCGGCAGACCCGTAAACTGATCCCGTTCATCCTGTGA
- a CDS encoding GNAT family N-acetyltransferase has translation MLQLIRTDSGNPDFVSLVKLLDQDLAIRDGGDHTFYAQFNKIDLIKHAVVGYLDQRPVACGAIKPFSEGQMEVKRMYVHPDYRGKGLASEVLQELEKWAGELGSRACVLETGKRQPEAIALYQKAGYAVTENYGQYIGVDNSVCMRKDLPQ, from the coding sequence ATGCTACAACTCATCAGAACCGATTCCGGCAACCCCGATTTTGTATCGTTGGTAAAGCTGCTGGACCAGGACCTTGCTATCCGTGATGGAGGAGACCATACCTTTTATGCACAGTTCAACAAAATCGATCTTATCAAACACGCAGTGGTAGGCTATCTCGACCAGCGCCCCGTGGCCTGCGGCGCTATCAAACCCTTTTCTGAAGGCCAAATGGAAGTGAAACGCATGTACGTGCATCCCGACTACCGTGGCAAAGGCCTTGCCAGCGAGGTATTGCAGGAACTGGAAAAATGGGCCGGCGAACTTGGCTCCCGGGCTTGCGTACTGGAAACCGGCAAACGGCAGCCCGAAGCGATTGCCCTCTATCAGAAAGCCGGTTATGCCGTCACGGAAAATTACGGTCAGTATATCGGCGTAGACAACAGCGTATGTATGCGCAAGGACCTGCCGCAATAA
- a CDS encoding DUF3472 domain-containing protein, whose product MKKAHLIFMLMAAIAIVSCGKGMQDALPANDSSAGGKASLVPPASSYAVALAGNGFVTTLPAGGAEVITNNGLGNWTNANSITSTWFRLGQTGQLNVAVRMKVPSGSSDIKVTVNGTAFTKTVTGTAYTDFSIGTVNITAAGYVKVDLQGVSKTGSYFGDVSHIVISGSATTSNVVYANDSTNYYWSRRGPSVHLNYPVPSGINAEWFYNEVTVPAGEDKIGSYFMSNGFNGGYFGIQVNSATERRVLFSIWDPTTGKTTLVRKGPDVVDNAFGGEGTGGQSYLVFNWQAGTTYKFLTRIVPDGAGATDFSAWIYTPETASWRFIATWKRPNTTTYHAGLYSFLENFNDKNGYMGRSGQYNNQWVRSTAGVWTEITSAKFTADATATSDQRRDYAGGVDNSTGRFFLKNGGFFANYVNYNTTFTRTATGVAPTVNLNTLP is encoded by the coding sequence ATGAAAAAAGCACACCTTATCTTTATGTTAATGGCTGCCATTGCCATTGTGTCCTGCGGTAAAGGCATGCAGGACGCGCTTCCCGCCAATGACTCATCCGCCGGCGGGAAGGCTTCCCTCGTTCCTCCCGCTTCCAGTTACGCGGTAGCGCTGGCCGGAAATGGTTTTGTGACCACGCTTCCTGCCGGTGGTGCAGAAGTGATCACCAACAATGGCCTGGGCAACTGGACCAACGCCAACAGCATCACCAGTACCTGGTTCCGGCTGGGGCAAACCGGTCAGCTCAATGTGGCTGTCCGCATGAAAGTGCCTTCCGGCAGCAGCGATATTAAAGTGACCGTCAATGGTACGGCCTTCACCAAAACGGTTACCGGTACCGCCTATACGGACTTCAGTATCGGCACGGTGAACATCACCGCTGCGGGCTACGTTAAAGTGGACCTGCAGGGTGTCAGCAAAACAGGCAGTTACTTCGGCGACGTGTCCCATATCGTTATCAGCGGCAGCGCCACCACCAGCAACGTGGTATACGCCAACGATTCCACGAACTACTACTGGTCCAGGCGTGGCCCCTCCGTACACCTCAACTACCCTGTTCCCTCCGGCATCAACGCTGAATGGTTCTACAATGAAGTCACCGTACCGGCAGGGGAAGACAAGATCGGATCTTATTTTATGAGTAATGGTTTTAACGGCGGCTATTTCGGTATACAGGTGAACAGCGCTACCGAAAGGAGGGTACTGTTTTCCATCTGGGACCCTACCACCGGCAAGACCACGCTGGTGCGGAAAGGCCCGGACGTGGTGGACAACGCTTTCGGGGGCGAAGGTACCGGCGGACAGAGCTACCTTGTATTCAACTGGCAGGCCGGCACCACGTATAAATTCCTGACACGTATTGTGCCCGATGGTGCAGGAGCTACTGATTTTTCTGCCTGGATATATACGCCGGAGACAGCGTCATGGCGCTTTATTGCCACCTGGAAACGGCCTAACACCACTACTTATCATGCAGGACTGTATTCTTTCCTGGAAAACTTCAATGACAAAAACGGCTATATGGGCCGGAGCGGACAATACAATAATCAATGGGTACGCTCCACTGCCGGCGTGTGGACAGAGATCACCAGCGCCAAATTCACCGCAGATGCCACTGCCACCAGTGATCAGCGCAGGGATTATGCCGGTGGCGTAGACAATAGTACCGGCCGGTTCTTCCTGAAAAATGGGGGCTTCTTCGCCAACTATGTAAACTACAATACTACTTTTACGCGCACCGCAACAGGGGTGGCGCCTACAGTGAACCTGAACACATTACCCTGA
- a CDS encoding serine/threonine protein kinase: MINELKETHNQNVDQQNGFHHLLDEMKIPYREDNDRLNIGEVTSDAGWVLFLSATNDLIVDLILKVCPVIYKAGVPFSVVKCMEMATQRNDFWYGANEVGKIVSIFSIDEKTTTQMVHLLSPLTNMFWGPEVNRSIRLGEIIYVARINYVKQQDENGNVIRIAKTENPDFKNIPFKVDRKYQYWKRKRLLKGRYVPLVMISRSPKGDLLKAVDLKGLRFGWCFIKEGKYHVFNDGKGRYIKDRLQWQAKVLKELHGEVPVPEFIDYFERGEESYLVMEFLEGVDLHRRIEAIYKNCLWEDLPAESKSLLFNYFLMVLFIIDRLHQLGYVHRDATATNFMVLASGEIYAIDLELAYNLHTNEPNPPYTLGVFGYASPQQLKVMTPTIKEDVYSMGALLLHILTGKHPSCFVNRESVVDTEEITQNVHSDILRNIILRCLDLDPDKRPDIVEVRAAVEIFIS, from the coding sequence ATGATAAACGAATTGAAGGAAACACACAACCAGAATGTTGATCAGCAAAATGGTTTCCACCACCTGCTTGATGAAATGAAGATACCGTACCGGGAGGATAACGACAGGTTAAATATAGGAGAGGTTACAAGCGATGCTGGTTGGGTGTTGTTTTTATCTGCAACTAACGATCTGATTGTTGATCTTATATTAAAAGTGTGTCCTGTTATTTATAAGGCAGGAGTACCCTTCAGCGTTGTAAAGTGTATGGAAATGGCGACGCAACGGAACGATTTCTGGTACGGAGCCAATGAAGTGGGAAAGATCGTTTCGATTTTTTCAATAGATGAGAAAACCACCACACAAATGGTACATCTGTTAAGCCCGCTGACGAATATGTTTTGGGGGCCGGAAGTAAACAGGTCAATACGCCTTGGAGAGATTATTTATGTTGCCAGAATTAACTATGTGAAACAACAGGATGAAAATGGAAATGTGATTCGGATTGCCAAAACTGAGAATCCGGATTTTAAGAATATACCTTTTAAGGTTGATCGAAAATACCAGTATTGGAAGAGAAAACGATTGCTAAAGGGACGTTATGTTCCCCTCGTGATGATTAGTAGGTCGCCAAAAGGTGATTTGCTTAAAGCGGTTGACCTAAAAGGGTTAAGGTTCGGATGGTGCTTTATCAAAGAAGGGAAATATCATGTTTTTAATGATGGAAAAGGAAGGTATATAAAAGATCGATTACAATGGCAGGCAAAGGTGCTAAAAGAACTGCATGGAGAGGTGCCTGTGCCTGAGTTTATTGATTATTTTGAACGAGGAGAGGAAAGTTATCTGGTTATGGAATTTTTGGAAGGAGTAGACTTGCATCGAAGAATAGAAGCGATATATAAGAATTGTCTATGGGAGGATTTGCCTGCTGAATCAAAATCTTTGTTGTTCAACTATTTTCTGATGGTGTTGTTCATTATCGACAGACTTCATCAGCTGGGATATGTTCACAGAGATGCGACAGCGACCAATTTTATGGTTCTTGCATCTGGCGAAATATATGCTATAGACCTAGAGCTTGCATATAATTTACATACGAATGAACCCAACCCGCCATACACATTGGGGGTCTTTGGTTATGCTTCACCACAACAGTTAAAGGTGATGACGCCAACAATCAAAGAAGATGTCTATTCAATGGGGGCGTTATTGCTACACATTTTAACTGGCAAACATCCTTCTTGTTTTGTTAACAGGGAAAGCGTAGTGGATACTGAGGAAATAACCCAAAATGTTCATTCGGATATATTAAGAAACATTATACTGAGATGTCTGGACCTAGATCCGGATAAGCGGCCGGATATTGTGGAGGTAAGAGCTGCAGTAGAAATATTCATTAGCTAA